The stretch of DNA TTGCATCGACACGACCGGTGACTTGAGGTCGTGAGAAATCGTATAAACGAACGATTCCAGCTCATGGGTTCGCTCTTTCACCTGTCTTTCGAGATTTCCGTAAACCTGGGCAAGATCATGACTCATATTGTTAAAGCTTTCTGTCAACTGTCCCAGTTCGTCTCGAGACAATACCGGGATAAGAGATCCGTAATCTCCTTTACTGATCCGGAGAGTCCCTTCCGCCAGGATTTGAATCCGTTTCAATATACTTCCGATAAATAATATGGAAACCAGAAGCATTCCTCCGCCGCTAATGATCATAATCCAGAACATCTGGTTGGAAATTCGATCGACGGTCTCGAGCACATTCTTAATCGGGTATCCCAGACGCAAGGTTCCTAATCGGGTCTTTTCCTGGATTTTATCTCCCCCGAAAAGGAGAAATTCTTCCCCCGATCTGGCCTTTTGAACAGACCAGACAGGCAACCATATTTCAAGAACAGATTTTCCTTCGTGGGTGACTTCTTGATAGCCGGGCCGGTCGGATTTTAAAGATTTAAGCGTCATGACATCGGTATAACGCTTCCCTTTCTCAACAACATTGGTGTGAGCCATGACCAGGCCATTGGGATCAAGCGCCATGGCGTATAGGGCTCCAGTCCGGTCCATACTTTCCTGCAATAACAACAAGAGCTGGATTTCCTTGCCGTCCGTAAACGCGGAAACGGAAGAGGACTGAAGTTCACTCGATTTCAGATGTCCTCGTTTTGCAACTTCCTCGATGAGGATCTTACGAACCGCAATATTGGAAAACCAGATAATGACTGTGCCGGTGAGCAAGATAATTGAAATCAAAAACAAGATCAGCTTGACTTTCAGCTTCACGGCGACACCTTTTCGGATTTCTGAAGCACATTTTCGGATATCTTGAGCCCCAGTGTATTGACCGCCTTTATATTGATGGTTACTTGCATCTTTTCAGGGTAAATTTCGGATAGGTTCAATCCTCCGTTCAACAATTGGTGTGCGGCGACTCCGGCAATCCGTCCTATTTCATGGAAGGGAGTCGCGATCGACGCGGTCGCACCCTGTTCCACCAATCCCGATGACGGTGTATAGAGCGGAACTTTATTCGACCAGGAAAACTCCTTCAAAACTTTAAAGCTTTGCGAACTGATCAGAAGAGGGTCAGGCATTAACCAGATGGCATCAATTAATGAGTAAATGGATCGAAGACGATCGGGAATCTCTTCCGTTTTGTTTAATTTTTCTGAAATGACTTCAACGCCTGCCGAAAGCGCCGCCTGCCGCATTTTCTCAACCCGGCTTTCCAGGGAATTTGAAACCCAGAAGATCGCCAGTTTTTTCATCGAAGGCTGAATTTCTTTCAATTTCAAGACTATCGCATTTTCCGCGGGAAGCATCCTGACCGCAATCGAAAGACCGATCCTGTCTTTAGAGCTGACCTCTGTTCCCGGTGCCAGACAGAAAATCAGATTCGTATGTTCCGGATAAGGAAAAAGCACAGCCTTCCCTCCGAAGGCAACGACAAGTTTCGTATCGTTATCGATCTTGAATTTGTCGCCAGACAAATTGTAAGAACGAACCGACTGTCCAAACCCTTCCTGGAATCCTTCGAAGGCTTCATGGTAAGGTCCCAGATCAGAACTGAGAACCGCGATAATCTCGTGGCCCGAGCATATGACGCCAAAATTCACCCAGAACCCGATTGCCATCGCAAAGAAAATAGCGCTACGTATTATCATCTGGCATCTATTACCTGACTGGGAAAATGGATCAAATTATTAATAGGAAACAGACAGTCTGGCAACGATACCACTCCCTGGTCCAATCGGCAGAGTATTGACCCAGCCCTTTGAAAATTCGGGATAGCTCATATCATCGTTCAAGATGTTATTCCAGAATAGGTTTAACGCCATCGGAATATAATATCGGAAATGATAAGTCCCATTGAGTGTTAGGAGATTGATGGCTTCGGCACCCTCGTTGAGAGGGACTCCGCTGTTTTCATGCGGCTTCCCGAAGTGGGAAAGAAAGAGACCTGCCGTCAGAGGGTCGAGGTCATAGGCGATCCCGATTTTGGCCATATAGTTGGGGATAAAGAGCGTCTGATCTCTTTCATTTTGATAGGTTGCCGATCCGTTCAGGGAAAAAGGTTCATTGATCCGCCATTTTCCTTCAAATTCAAGTCCCCAGATATTTTTTTCCCCCGAATTGGTAAAGGTTTGGGTGCTTCCTGAATAGGGGATCCGGATAATCAGGTCTTCCATTTTGCTGGTGAAAAAGGTGAAGGCAGATTGCGCCCGGGCACCATGGATTAAAACCTGAGCGTCTATGGTCGTCACCTTTTCCGGTGTTAACAACGGATTGCCAAGCAAGACATTGGTCAGATTAGAATACCGCTCCTGGGCCGTTGGACCTCTGAAAGCTTCTGCATAGAGGAATTTAATGCCGACGGTTTCGCTCAAATCATAAATCGCTCCGGCTCTTTTAACCCAATCATGATCCCCGGTTTCGATACTGTTATATTGCACCCCTCCGATAACTTTCAGGTTTTCGAAAATACGGAAATCGGACTGCAAATAACCTGATTCCGTCCGGTTATAAAATCCTCCGGGGATGGCGGCGCGTTGAACGTTTGGAATGGCCGAAATGACTTCGACACTCTTCCTCTCATCATAAATCAGACCCAAAATAATATTCCATTTTTCCCAGATTTCTCCCCCCAGAGAAAGCTCTTCAAGTGTGCCCAGGGACTTATCGGGCTCCTGCAATCCCGTTTGAATATAGGTAATTCCTTTATCGTAGTTATTTTGGGTGACATTGAATTTAAGTTCCCAGGTTTTTGACAAAGGGTGCCGGTAACCAATATCGTAAAACAGCCGCTTTGAATCCATATCGGCTTCATTGGCCCAGTAGGGCAGTGTTCCCAGAGAGCGATTTTCGACATGAGAATAGAAAATCTGGATCGACAGTCTTTGGTTGTAGTCGAAAAAACCTGAAAGGCTTGAATTTCTCTCACCGTATTCCGTTTCGTCATATAGATTCGGAGAAGCGGGTCGAGCGGTTCCCGCATTGAAGTCCCACCCGTCATCCTGAAAAACATTGTAGGCAAAAATCAAATTCCAGTCCTTGCCCCGAGCGTCTGCGGACAGGGTCTGAAGTTTCGATCCAGCGGTCAGCGACTGAAGTTTAGAACCAAATGATCCCCAACCTCCGGTATATTTCAACGTCAATGGAAGGTTCGAAGAATCATCCCGATTTTGCGTAATCACATTAATAATTCCTGCTACTGCATTGGACCCGTACAGGACGGATCCCGGGCCTCGAATGATCTCGATCCTGTCGATCATTTCAACAGGAAAGCCTTTGTAAAAGGTATTGTCAGCAGTTCCTTCCTGCATCTCCCGAAACGGTCGCCCATTGATTAAGATGAGGACATGGGAGTCCGAATGCGTCAGAAGGTCCCCCCGAATCACAGACTTGCCCTGTACCCAGAGATGAGAGCTCATCTCTTGCAGGCTCGGCACCCGATTTAAAATGTCGATGAGATTTACGGCACCGTATTGTTCAATCTCTTTTCGGGTGACCACCGTGATCACACCCGGGGCCTCTCCAATTTTTTCAGGTTTTTTGGAAGCGGTAATCACTTCCGCCTCCTCCTGATAGAATTGGAAAATCTCTTCCCCGGCCCGGGACTCTGATTCCATACTTGAAAAGAGAAATGCGACTGTTAGAAATTTGATTAATTTTTTCAAGGAGAAATTGCTCCTCTACAAATAATGTGAGTAAATGTCTAAGACGAGACCTGGGGTTTTCTCATTTTTGGCCGGTAAGTCGAAATCAAATCGATCCTGGAACCTGAAATGCAAATGTACAGACAAATACACTTTAAATTGTATCAACCGGCTGGATTTTGTCAAAAAGGAGAGAGGGAACCTTATTCCGGGGAGGAACGGGAAATGCGCCGAACATAGACGACTTTTTCAACCGACGCATGGACCACACCTTCTTTGTCGACCAATTCGACAGAATAGACGCGGTCAATGGAATGATTTTGGCTGGACAAACGGCGAATTTCCTGTAATTCGTCTTCTTGAAGCAGAAATCGGGCGAAAAGGACGGATCTGCCCGGTTTTTTGAAATGAATCATCGCCGATTTGTCCCAGACGATGTATTCTTTTCCGAGGATCTTAATCAGCATAATCATATAGATGGGGTCCACCGATGCGTACAGGCTACCACCGAAAAGGGTCCCCACATAATTTCGAGTTCGCCAGGTAAGAGGAATCTTAATCTGAACCTCTTTGAAGTCATGCGCGATATAGGTGATTCGGGCCCCCGAAAAGAAATAGGCTGGAAAACAATTGAATCCCCATCGGGTTATTTTTGAACGAAAGGATTCTCTCCTTTGGCGGCCCTCTCTTTGGGAGGTCGTCGCGTCAAGATTCAATCTTCTCCTTTTTGGCCGATGAAATGGTCAGCTTTATTCTTGAACAGGATATTGAATGTCGTCAATGATCCATATATACGGGTAATATATTGCTGGAGCTGGACCTTTTCGGAGTCCGACAAAACTTTATGGCCGTTAATCTGCTGTTCCATCACCCGAAGGCGGTCACGGATCATCACGATTTTATGGAAAAAAGTATCCAGAGGAATCTTCTTGGATTCCAGGCCGCTCTGAGAGGGTTTGAGAATGACCTCTCCACCCGTCCATCGATCCATCAGTTCCACCTGAGGGAGTTCTTCGCGCCTGATTTCATCGATCGCAAGCTTGACCATCTCATAGGCGGCACTTTCAGTTTCCGAAAGCGTTTGAATCTGTTCCCGCGCTACGGAAGTCTCTTTATCGCTTTTCGGAAAATAAACCATACATCGCTGGTTTTCTCCATAACCGGAGGCTTCTTCCACCCGCCCGATTCCGTATCGGACATGCCTGACCAGATCTCCTTTTATCAAATCGCCCACTTTTCCTCTCCTTTTTAAAAACGATTAAAAGTTATCTTTATTATTATACTCAAAGCGGGCAATAAATACAGCGTCTGCAACCGGATACATTGAATTATACCGCTTCTCATGTTACACTCCAGTTCTAAATGGAGCAGCCGGTATTGCATAAAAAAGCTCTTTCCATCATTCCCCTCGGAGGACTCGGGGAAGTGGGAATGAATATGATGGTCTACGAATACGATGAGGATATTATCATCGTCGATGCGGGCCTCATGTTTCCGGACCAGGAGATGCTTGGAATCGATGTCGTCATTCCTGATTTCACCTACCTTAAAGAAAATGCCTCAAAAATCAGGGGAATCGTCATTACCCATGGACATGAAGATCATATTGGCGCTCTCCCTTATCTTCTCTCCGAATTAAATGCACCGGTTTATGCGACCCCCTTAACGATCGGACTGATTCAAGCCAAACTCAAAGAATGGGATATTCGCCAATCAGAAATGTTTTCCGTCAGACCGCGGGAATCCATATCGCTTGGCGTATTTAAGGTGGAATTTATCCGCGTGACACATAGCATCGTAGATGGCGCTGCGCTTGGAATCAGCACACCGGTCGGCAGAATCGTACATACGGGAGACTTCAAAATTGATCAAACTCCGGTAGACGGAGAAAGAACCGATATTCAAAAACTGGGGGAATACGGGGACGCCGGAACACTGGTGCTCCTCTCTGACAGTACCAACGCGGAACGGCCAGGCTATACGTTGTCCGAGAAAGTGGTCGGCAGAGCCTTTGACGAAATCTTTTCCCTGAAAAAATCCCGGCTCATCGTCGCCACTTTTTCATCCAATATTCACCGGATTCAACAAGCCATACACGCTGCAAAACTGTCGGGCAGAAAAATCTTTCTTTCCGGTAAAAGCATGACAAAAAATACCCAGATCGCTGCTGAACTTGGATACCTTGACCTGCCTCCCGATATCCTGGTCAAACTCGAAAACGTCAATAGCTACCCGGATGATCAGGTCGTGATTCTCACGACAGGGAGTCAGGGAGAACCGCTCTCTGCTCTTTTTAGAATGGCCATAGATGATCACAAACAGGTCAAGATCAAGGCGGGAGACACCGTTCTTCTCTCTTCACGGGTCATTCCTGGCAATGAAAAGGCTATCAGCAGGATTATCAACCATCTTTTCAGGCGAGGTGCCGAAGTCATTTATGAGCGGGTATCGGACATTCATGTTTCAGGACATGCCAGCCAGGAAGAATTAAAAATGATGATCAACCTCGTGAGGCCGAAATTTTTTATTCCGATACACGGAGAGTACCGCCAGCTCCTTCATCATGCGCGAATCGCGGAGGGGCTCGATATCAAAAAAGAGAATATCGAGATCATTGAAGATGGCGATGTCATTGCGCTTTCGGAAGACCGGATGGAAAAAAGGGGGAAAGTTCATGCCGGAAGAATTTTTATCGATGGAAAAGGTGTGGGAGACGTCGCCGATTTCGTACTCAGAGACAGAAAACATATCGGACAGGACGGAATCATTGTGCTCATCATCGGACTCGATAAGGTGACAGGAGAAATTGTATCCGGGCCGGAATTTATATCAAAAGGATTTGTTTCCGAAGAAGAGGCTTACAGTCTATTTTCCGAATTGAAACTCCTGGTTTTGAAGCTACTCGGAGAAATGAATCAGGAAGTTAAATCCGAATGGATCGTGGTCGAGGGGATGGTCAAAAAAACGTTGGGGAAATTTATTTACAAACAGATTGAACGAAGACCGATGATTATTCCAATTATCCTGGAGCTATGAGTGCCCCTTCATGAAAACAAAGAGAAAAAATGAAATAAAGGGGGTCTTGTTTCTGACCCTCTCCCTTTTTTTGCTGATCAGCCTGATTTCTTACGATCCTCACGATCCGTCTTTTACAACATCTGGGAAATCCATGGTATCAAATCTAATCGGCCTGACGGGTTCCTATCTTTCAGACATTTTGTTATCCCTGTTTGGGGTGACTTCGTATTTACTTCCCGTTTATCTTTTCATCATGGGGATCAAGAAATTGAGGGATCCTTCTGATGAGGCCGGTGCTTTCTTCAATAAATGGAACTCCCTTGGAACGACGGGTCTTTTCTTTTCACTCCCTGCGGCTTTGAATATTCTCCTTCCGAAATGGCCCTCTGTTTCAGGAGAATGGATACTTCTGGATGAAACCGGCGGCATGCTTGGCAAAATGGAGACGCATCTGTTTAGCCGCTATTTCGGAGATGTCGGCAGTTATCTGGCCACGTTTTCACTTCTCCTTCTGTCCATGATGTTTCTGACCCATTTTTCGCCCTGGCGGTTTGGTGAAAACTTTATAGGAAATCTTTACAGATTTCTGGTTCGATTACGGCAACTTGTGGTCATCTCGATTCTCAAAACCCGCAAGATTAAGGAAAATGCCCGAAAAGCAGGCAAGACTCTGATTCCCAAACCAAAACCCAAAATCGTCACAGTCCCTCCCCCAATGGCTGAACCTGAGAAGGAAGCGCCGGAAAAAGAACGCGTTCCGATTTTACCTGTCAAAGGGGACTACCAGTTGCCCCCATTAACTCTTTTAGATCCTCCGCCGCCGGCAGAAGAAAAGATGTCCAAGGAGGAGCTCGAATTTAATGCCCAGCTTTTAAAGAAAAAACTTTTGGATTTTGGAATCGAAGGCAATGTGTCGGAAGTCCATCCGGGTCCTGTCATTACGCTATATGAATTTGAGCCTGCGCCCGGCATTAAGGTCAATCAGATTACCAATTTGTCCGACGACCTGGCCTTGGCCATGAAGGCCATGAGAGTCAGAATTGTCGCACCCATTCCGGGAAAGGCCGCCGTGGGCATTGAAATTCCCAATCGAGCCCGGGAAGTGGTCTCTCTCAAACAACTCATCACCCCTCAAGCGTCTTCCACTTTGAAACTCCCGCTTTTTCTGGGAAAGGATATCTCCGGACAGCCGGTCACAGCCGATTTTACGGAAATGCCCCATCTTCTGGTGGCCGGCGCCACCGGGTCGGGAAAGAGCGTCGCCCTGAATTCGATGGTTCTGAGCCTCCTCTTTTCAAAGCGTCCCAGCGAACTCAAAATGATGATGATTGATCCCAAAATGCTTGAGCTCACCACCTACAATGATATTCCTCACCTCATCAAGCCGGTCATTACCCAGCCTCGAGAGGCTGCAAAGGGACTCCAGGAAATCGTATTGGAAATGCAGAGAAGATACAAAACACTTGCAGAAAGCGGCGTTCGAAATATCGAGGGATATCACAAATTCAAGCCGCATCAAAAAAAGAATCCGTCCGTTGAGGAAGGTGAAGAGCTTCCTCCGAAAACGATGCCCTATCTTGTCATTATCATCGACGAACTGGCTGATTTAATGATGACGTCCCAAAAGGAGGTCGAGGAATCTATAGGAAGGTTGGCCCAAATGGGAAGGGCCTCCGGAATTCATCTCCTTCTGGCGACCCAGCGCCCTTCTGTCGATGTCCTCACCGGAGTCATTAAAGCTAATTTTCCAGCCAGGATTTCGTTTCAGGTCTCATCTAAAACCGATTCCAGAACGATACTCGACGCAAATGGAGCCGAACAACTCCTCGGAAAAGGAGATATGCTTTACCTGGTCCCGGGAACCGGAAAGATCACCCGGATCCACGGTCCCTATGTCAGCGAAGACGAAATCAAGAGGATTGTCTCTTTTATTAAGGCCCAGGAAAAGCCGAATTATGATGAATATAAGCTTCCGACAGTTCCAGATCGTCATCCGGGCGAGATGACCGATGAGCGGGACGATATGTATGAACAGGCCAGGGAACTGGTCATCTCTACCGGTCAGGCCTCGGCGTCCCTGATTCAAAGGCGGTTGAGGGTCGGCTATCCCCGGGCCGCAAGAATGATCGAAATGATGCAAGAAGATGGGGTGGTCGGGCCCGCTAACGGAGCAAAACAGAGACAAGTCCTGATCAAGAGATCCCCTGAGGAATAGATGGCAAAAATTTTTCAGGTTCTGAGTTTATCGGTATTGATGACGTTTCTCTTCTTAAAGACCGGGCTCGCCAATGATTCTGCTCTGGAAGCGCTTCTTTCTCATATTCAGGATACCTACAACGTGGTCACCGATATAACGGCATCTTTCGAGCAGGAAACAACCCTGCAGGAATTCAAGACTTCGATTAAATCCAGCGGGAATCTCTACCTGAAAAAGAAAGATAAAATGAAACTGGCTTATAATCATCCCAGAAAAGAGATGATTCTGATTAACGGCAGGGAGATCATGACCTTCCTTCCCGACGAACATCAGGCGGTAAAGGGAATCTTTTCAAAAGAACAGGAATCCAGACTCCCGATGCGCCTGCTTTCAGGAGAAGCCATCCTGAAAGACGAATTTCAAATTCACTGGGACCCGCGACATTCAAACACCCGGATTCTGCTTCTTTTAATACCCCTCCAGAAGGACTCTCCCCTGGAAAAAGTCGAACTGGAGATTGACCCCGTCACATTTCTTATCAAGCAAATGAAACTATTTCAAGAAAACCAAAATACATCATTGTTCATCTTTTCAAACGTCCGGATCAACCGCGGGATCAAAGAGAGTTTTTTCCTGTTTACGCCTCCCGAAGGAACGGAAATTCTCAACTCGACCGGTTCTACGAAATAGAATCAGAAACTCTTTCTGGAGATAAAGCCGCCGGATAATTCGGCATAAATTTGCTAGCATTTTTTGGAGCGCTTATGCTAGATTTGCAATTAAAGGATTTGTAAAAACAGCGTAAACGAGCCTGGAGGGCATCGAGGGTGCTGAGCATTTTGATTGGAGCAGACTAAATGCCTGAACAAAATTCATTTGACATTGTCTCAAAAGTAGATATGCAGGAATTAAAGAATGCGATGGATCAGGCCACGAAAGAAATTAAACAGCGATTTGATTTTAAAGACAGCATCAGTTCCATCGTTCTTGAAAAAGATGAAGTCATTCTCACTTCGGATGATTCCTACCGACTGAAAAGCGTCATTGACATTCTGCAGTCCAAATTGATTAAACGCAACATCTCTCTCAAATCGCTCGAATACGAAAAAATAGAAGAAGCGCTCGGGAAAACCGTCCGGCAGAAAATAAAAATCAAACAGGGCATTGCTTCTGAAACCGCAAAAGAGATTACCAAAGAAATCAAAAACGCGAAATTGAAAGTTCAGGCCCAGATCCAGGGAGACCAGGTTCGAGTGGTTGGAAAAAGCAGAGACGAACTGCAATCTGCCATCGCCCTCCTGAAAAAAAAGGATTTCGGCGCCGATCTTCAATTCACCAACTTTAGATAGATTAAAGGAATACCAGATTATCGCAACCCAAACAAATAAGAAAGGCCTTTAGATGTCGAGACAAATATTGATTATTGAAGACGATTCATTGGTATCGGATATTATCATTGCCGTGTTGGTCAAGGAAGGATTTATTCCGGCCCTTGCCAGAACCGGTGCGGAAGCACTCAAGAAGATCTCTCAAACTCCTCCTGATCTCATCTTGCTCGATCTCGGCCTTCCCGATATAGAAGGGTCTGAAATTGCCAAGTCGATCCGGAAATCAAAAAAAACAACCGATATTCCGATTATTATGCTGACCGGCAAAAATACCCTTGCTGACAAATTGTCCGGATTTGAACAAGGGGCGGATGATTACCTGTCAAAACCATTTGATCCGAAAGAATTGATGGCGAGGATTTACGCGTTGCTTAAGAGATTCCCTGCAAAGATCAGGCAGGCCCATGCGCAGACCACATACGGAAACAATCTGGTTTTGGATTCAGAGCGTCATGAAGTGATGCATGAGGGGAAAGAGGTCTGGCTCACACCCAAAGAGTTCTCTCTCCTTGAGTTTTTTATCAAAAACCAGGGAAAGGTACAATCCCGTCAAGTCCTTTTAAAGGAAATCTGGGGAAAAGTCTCCCAGGAAACCACACGGACCGTTGACGTTCATATCCGAAGACTCCGTTCAAAAATTCCTTCTCTTGAGACAGACTTGATTACGATAAAACCGATGGGGTATAAACTAAAAGATCTCTCCACTTCTTGACACGCTGTCTTCCGGTCTTCAGAATATGAAAAACCATCTCCTAAAGAAAGCATGGGAATATTCCCAAAGTCTTGTTATTGCTTTTGTCCTGTCCATGATCATCAAGGTGACCGTCGTCGAAGCCTTCGTCGTTCCGACCGGTTCCATGGAACCCACCATCGCCGTGGGAGACAGGTTCTTCAGTAACAAATTGGTTTATCATTTCCGGACTCCCCACGAAGGGGAAATCGTCATTTTTACTCCTCCCAGTCAGGCAACGCCCAATGGATCGATCCCGTTTGTCAAAAGAGTCATCGGCGTGGAAGGCGATTGGGTTGAAGTCCGGGATGGCATGGTCTTCGTCAACCACCAGCCCATACATGAAAAATATGTCAAAGAACATCCCAGATATCAACTGATGCCCCTGCAGGTCCCGCACGATACACTTTTCGTGCTTGGAGACAACCGAAATAATAGCTATGACAGCCACGTCTGGGGGTTCGTTCCGCTTGGAAACATCAAAGCCAAAGCCACGTTCAGATTTTGGCCGCTCACCCGGATTGGATTTGTCTCTTAATCGTGATAAGATACGGACGGTTAAGATAGCCCAGGTGATCGCTCTTTCTTAGGTCAAAGATCAAATTGAGCTTGGCTTGATTTGATCGCGAGGCGTGGGGGCATTGGAAGCATTGCTGACAGGCCCCCCCTCACATAAGAAAGGGAGGAAAGTCCGAACTCCACAGGGCAAGGCGCTGGATAACGTCCAGTCCTGGCAACAGGAAGGAAAGTGCAACAGAAAAAAGACCGCCTCATGAAGTCAAGTGAGGTAAGGGTGAAAAGGCGAGTTAAGAGCTCACCAGCGGCCGGGAGACCGGCCGGCTTTGTAAACCCCGCCTGGAGCAAGACCAAATAGGGAAGCAGGCGGCCCGCCTGACGCTTCCGGGTAAGGTCGCACGAGGAAACAGGCAACTGTTTTCCCAGAGAAATGATCATCGCCCGTTACCATTCGGGAACAGAATTCGGCTTATGGGCTGTCTTAACTATTTCCCACTTATCGCTCTCCATCTTTAATTCCCACATGATGAATAAACCTAAAACCTGGATCGGTACCGACGAATCGGGAAAAGGAGACTATTTTGGGCCGCTTGTCATTGCCGGGGTCTGCCTGAACGCGAAAATCGGCGAGATATTGACTGCCTTAGGCGTCAAGGATAGTAAAAAAATGACAGATAAGAAAATTCTGGATCTCTTTCCTCTCATACAGAAAGAGGCTCTGGCTTCCGAAATTGTGGCGATCAGTCCTGAAAAATACAATGATTTATACAAAAAAATGAAGAACTTGAATTTCCTTCTGGCTTGGGGACACGCAAGGGTAATCGAAAATATCCTTATTCAGATTGAGTGCCAGTCCGCTCTGACGGACCAGTTTGGAGACAAATCCTTGGTTGAAAAGGCATTAATGGCACGAGGGAAAAAGATCGTTCTTGAACAACGTCCCGGAGCCGAGGAAGATATTGCGGTTGCGGCAGCCTCCGTATTGGCCAGAGGGGAGTTCCTGCAGAAAATGGAAAATCTATCTAAAAAAGAGGGAGTTCTTCTCCCAAGAGGTGCTTCCGAAAAAGTGGTGCAGACCGCCACTGCGTTGTTTCATCGAAAGGGAATGGAAGGATTGAACCGGGTGGCAAAAATTCATTTCAAAACAACTCAAGCCGTCTTGGGCGCATAAATTTCCTGCCAATATAGAATTCTGTAGCATTGGGAACAAACCAGAAACTTCTCATTTCTCTTGACCTCCGCAACGAGCTGGGGCGGAAGGTTCATGTAACACCCGAGGCAGGTGTTCCCGTTCACGCCTGCCAGGGCGTTCCCCTTGCGAGTCGCCAGGAGATGCTCATATTGGGCAAGGAGCTTTTTGTTTACCTGATTCGACAGGCCGACTCGTTCATCTTCCAGCTTGATTTTCTCTTCGCGAAGTTTCGCAATTTCCGTTTCTATTGACCGGACGGTATCAGAGAATTTGTTCTCCTTTTCCGAAAAATCATTCTTCTCTGTCGTGACCTCATTGGTCAAAAATTCCATTTTATCCATCAAAACAAGGACCGCTTCTTCGAGTGCTCCCCTCCCTCTTTTCAAAGCGTCTATTTCA from Nitrospirota bacterium encodes:
- a CDS encoding outer membrane lipoprotein carrier protein LolA, producing MAKIFQVLSLSVLMTFLFLKTGLANDSALEALLSHIQDTYNVVTDITASFEQETTLQEFKTSIKSSGNLYLKKKDKMKLAYNHPRKEMILINGREIMTFLPDEHQAVKGIFSKEQESRLPMRLLSGEAILKDEFQIHWDPRHSNTRILLLLIPLQKDSPLEKVELEIDPVTFLIKQMKLFQENQNTSLFIFSNVRINRGIKESFFLFTPPEGTEILNSTGSTK
- a CDS encoding YajQ family cyclic di-GMP-binding protein yields the protein MPEQNSFDIVSKVDMQELKNAMDQATKEIKQRFDFKDSISSIVLEKDEVILTSDDSYRLKSVIDILQSKLIKRNISLKSLEYEKIEEALGKTVRQKIKIKQGIASETAKEITKEIKNAKLKVQAQIQGDQVRVVGKSRDELQSAIALLKKKDFGADLQFTNFR
- a CDS encoding response regulator transcription factor, with translation MSRQILIIEDDSLVSDIIIAVLVKEGFIPALARTGAEALKKISQTPPDLILLDLGLPDIEGSEIAKSIRKSKKTTDIPIIMLTGKNTLADKLSGFEQGADDYLSKPFDPKELMARIYALLKRFPAKIRQAHAQTTYGNNLVLDSERHEVMHEGKEVWLTPKEFSLLEFFIKNQGKVQSRQVLLKEIWGKVSQETTRTVDVHIRRLRSKIPSLETDLITIKPMGYKLKDLSTS
- the lepB gene encoding signal peptidase I, whose translation is MKNHLLKKAWEYSQSLVIAFVLSMIIKVTVVEAFVVPTGSMEPTIAVGDRFFSNKLVYHFRTPHEGEIVIFTPPSQATPNGSIPFVKRVIGVEGDWVEVRDGMVFVNHQPIHEKYVKEHPRYQLMPLQVPHDTLFVLGDNRNNSYDSHVWGFVPLGNIKAKATFRFWPLTRIGFVS
- the rnhC gene encoding ribonuclease HIII, producing the protein MMNKPKTWIGTDESGKGDYFGPLVIAGVCLNAKIGEILTALGVKDSKKMTDKKILDLFPLIQKEALASEIVAISPEKYNDLYKKMKNLNFLLAWGHARVIENILIQIECQSALTDQFGDKSLVEKALMARGKKIVLEQRPGAEEDIAVAAASVLARGEFLQKMENLSKKEGVLLPRGASEKVVQTATALFHRKGMEGLNRVAKIHFKTTQAVLGA